ATATCCAGGACATGGtaaaaccttacaccccagcccgtccaccCCGCTCTGCATCGGCTTGCTGCTCATTGCGAGCtaaccactcaacaaaatcacgactGTCTGCTGGAatgagctccccattgacatcagctttggataaaagcgtcagctaaatgtaatgtatGGGGTTAGGTTGTGACAAGCCAGTGAGCTTGTCCCAGCATGCGCTTCAACGTCACAGAGACAGTTTTACACCCACGAGCAATGTAAACTCCTGCAAGGCCTCCCACCCTCAGACAGATACCCTGACTCAAAATGTGAAGCAGGAAAAAAGCTGTTGCTCTACCCCTGAGTTGGACATCTGTCTGTGAGTCCAAAAACTCCCTCAGATATCCTGAAATCCCCTCAGGCCGATTGCATCGAAGAGTGCTGTCTGTTAAGCTCTCACTTCCTCATTTTGTTTATATTATCAACCATCCAAGCTAAACTTGTTGTTTGCAATTATGAGGCATGCTTATACTAAAGTAACAAAGTACTGCTCAAGCATTCCTCTCGGCTTACATGTTAAGCACGAGGAGGTAAAGAAACAAGCAAAACAGAGTTATGACAAATCCATGATTCAGTCCTGATTTTCCCAGCTCCTGTTTTCATCTCAGGCTTTTGTGACCAGTATCAGTGAGCAATGTTTTGtcagcatgtgtctgtgtttggtttgtaaaTCACACTTTATTGGTAAGGCACTGATAGTGAGTGTTATCCATTAGTAAGTCTTTCAATACTGAGTAGCCTCTCTGTAAATGTACTGTAGACTTATTACTGTATACTCTACCACAAAATACTCTTGTATATATACCAGATGCTATGTTATGGAATGCTATGCATTAGTTTACTGCACTATGCAGTGTTATGGTGCTAAAGTACTGATCTACTCTGTTCGAGCAGTTGTAAAACCATATAGAATATGTGTATACAGATTAAAATGCATCCCCACTTCCCCCCACtaatccagaaatgaaaccaaaatatcccagatatgaacACCACCATCTTGTGCATCTGGAGCTAGAGTCTGTGAAATAGTGATCAGGCAAAGGAGCAGTGCTATTGAGGTGCACTGAATCATGCACTCGACCATCACaagtcaatcatgatgtttctctccatttttatagcatcaaaaaatgaattaaaacaaaaaaactaacctatttggaaaaataaatactatTTATAACCTCTATAAATAGTAATAGGGATTAGCCATCCAATATTTGCCTTAACTGCAATTGAAATTTAAGTCTTGAGTTTGACACATTTATGACAATgtattgtttttctcctctatGTCAAGAGGAAATTCTGGAATATACAAACATCCAACAGTCATCACATCAAGATTTCACAAGACTTCCTCTGTGATACCATGAACCTGTTTCCTctattgtgtatgtgtgtgtgtgtgtgtgtgagagaaacttCTTCTTCATTAAATCTTAGATATCTGTTACAATAATGAACATGCTCCTAATTTACCATTACTTTTGGgaggtaaataaaaacataaaatgccatTAATACACTTCTcaatatattttctatttattctatttaaaaGGTCgagttgttattgttattattataaatacatgAACACTCTGCTACTGGGAAAATGTGGGGGAAGACCAATGGTTATTATAGGTCATATGTTCCCTAATTTAATCTGGTCACATGCTGCCTATCatgtacattttcattcatcccACCTGATACATCAGCCTATTCATGACAGTGAAAACTTTCCAGTGAGGTTGATCACATCCTTTATTTGTCCAAACTTTTCCATTCTGACCAGAGATGACCATAAAAGGTCAACATCACTTTCGGTATCTCAATAATAccaatgatataaataatataaataatactaatgctactactactactagtattactactacttataataatagttgttgttATTggtataataacaataataatttttattatttacctattattattatgaatctGGTCACATGCTGTCAAAATTGACATCTCACCTGATGCATTCAGGGGAATCACAAAAGGACCAAACACAAACTTCAAAACGCTCCATCGAGGTTGATCACATCCTCTATTTGACCACATATTTCCATTGCAGTCTTCAGTCCAACCAGAGATGACCACAAAAGGACAATCATATTTCTAGATATATCTGTTACAAGAATGAAAGTGTTATTGTTTACCATCACTTTTggtatgtaaataaaaacatccataAGTGCACTTCTCcatatattttttctatttaaaaattAATGTTGTTGTTGACCACTAGGACATATGTTTGTATACAGGACATATAATTCTAGATGCGTATTTGGTCGCAACCTCCAGATTGTCTTTATTATGATTCCTGTTCAACACATAAGTtgctaaaactaaaataataataatataatattgtgATCCTCTTAATGGACATCATTTTGTCACCTGTCAAAAACCTCTGAATCATCATATGTTGAAATGATGCAGCGACTCAAGAACATATGTGTCAAAACCACAATGGTGACCCCCGGTTGAGATGTTACCCCATACTTCCGTCTGCCTTGTGAGAGTTACTGAAGTGACGTGCAGTCATGTGCGTGTTTGAGCCTGTCATGGTTGCGTCAGCTCTAGGGTGGAAGTTTTTTGACACATCTCGTGCTTAGGATTTGGTGATTTCAAACAGATGACCTGAAAATGTCCTCCCTGTAATGGTTCCTTATTTGGTTTAGGTCTTTAAGGATATGGTTCCAGTCACGGGTGACACTCCATTTGAAAATCATTTACCATACACAGTGGTTACCTGCATGTTTCTATGTTTTAACATACAAAAGGTAGAAAGCCACAACAAACATcaagtgtctctgtgtctcatgagctgcttccagacatgcactgaaccctCGGCAGGTTCACTGgaggatgtgtatgtgtgattgaAAATatcagagtgagagcctctggagtttctgcagacttttcCCACCTGGCAGAAAGCGGTGATAAGTGCAGACGCTGCAGCGTTGTATGTaaggcaaactgcagagaaagtcctGACGGAGAAATGAGAAAATAGAGATCTCTTGATTCTGCTGCCTTGTTCAATCCAActgcatgtttgtatgtttcgTGTTTTAGTGTGAACGTTGCAAACCTGATAATTCGAGACTTGGAGCAGTTTGGACAGATGATACTGTCAATATTGATAAATAAGTGACTTTGTCGACAGCAACGACACCTGGTTCTCCAGCTCAGGGGTCGAGCTTCGCTGATATAAACATGTGAACAGCTTTTTGTGCAACAGCAGTGGCGCAGCTTTAGGTGTCTTAGGACCTGGAGCCCTGTAGTCCAGCATCCTGCAACAAGCAGGTGAAACCACACTATTATGAGTAATAATCAGTCTGTGGCAGAATTTGGAAGGGAATATGTAAATAATTCTGTggaagaaaataatcaaatagaTCCATCAGGCTCTGATTGCCAAACAAAGATTAAATCACAGTATATTGCAATATTTTATGTCAAATACCTGCAGGAATTAGCtagagatgtgtttgtgtgttgcctTATGTGTGAGCGTGTGACTGCGTGTTCTTTTGAGAAATGCCAATTGCAGATACCTGAGTTGAGGGCAGTGATTATATTTGGAGTTCATTTACTATAAGTAGATTGTATGCTTGTTTGGAGGCGTTCGCTCATATCATTCACCAgctttctctccgtctcttcctTAGTACCAGAAGAATGTTTTAACAAGGCCTGTGAAACATGTTAGTGCACATGAGACACAAGTGCATGTTCTGTACATTCACATCAATCACCTTGATGTACTTTGCTAATTACGCAGCGCTTGTTCCTATGACATAGAGGTGTGCAACATTATTGAACTTAGACAGCAATACATATACCAGGGCAGTGTTTAGAAATGTATATTGTCTAAAGAAGTAGCTTTCAGAGTATTTGAGAGATTATTCACCTTCTTGAAAGGGAAAAATTCAGGTGACAAAACCTGAGGATTGTTGAGCCATTCACTCTCAGACTGCGTCTAATTGTCTGTTATACTACATGACATGTGAATCAGATGCTAGTTGGTCAATCTCTAACTCTACAAGTCAGTAATGGTGCAATACTCCATTAACAATCATTGATAATCAGAAAAGTATTTCTTCCAACCATTCTTCTcatgtcagtcagtcagtattGCACATTTTTagtcactgtttttttattctttgaaatGATAACTCTGCATTAACATTAAATTACCCGTGAGCTCACATCATGCAACGTAAATTCCCCAGTCAACAATCCCGGCTTGCACAACCTGCAGAAGGCTGGGAAATGACTCACTTCCCAGAGTCGGCTATATAAGGAGTGCACCTCAGCGCTAGATTCAAACAGCGAGGAAGCAGctgaactgaaaacagaaaaggaaaagtagaggagaaagagaactGAGCTGAAGCAAAAACTGGACAAAACCTCCTCActtttcaactttttatttcactgcactCTTGGTTGGAGAGCTTTCTgaaggacatttttatttgttcatacTTTTTAATACAGAATTGTACTAAGGGCAAAAATGATGAGCAGCAGAGTCATCGTTGTTGCTGTGATGGTGCTCCTGGCCTCTCTGGCCATCAGTGAAGGTAcgattattattttgttattcactAACTTTCTTGCCCTCTTTTTCTCAATGCATGTAGAGGTAGACCAGCAAACACTGTTGCATTTAGTGACCCTATGTGACTCTTTCCTCCTGACAGCGGTGAGCCTGAGAAGCCTAGGAGTGTCGCTGCACTGCCGCTGCATcgagacagagagcagacccATCGGCCGCTACATTAAGAGTGTGGAAATAATCTCTCCCAACTCTCACTGCGATAAAACTGAGATCATGTAAGTCCTTATTTCAAAGCCTTCATTACTTCTAGATATGATGCAGTGATGTTGCTTGTCATTTGCTTTTGGCACGAGTCGACTCATTCTAACTGAACCTCTTGTTTGGTGTTGCAGTGCCACTCTGAAAGATACCGGCGTGGAGCTGTGCCTTGACCCTGAGGCTCCGTGGGTGAAGAGAGTCATCAACAAGTTAATTTCAAAGTGAGTAAAGTTTGTTCTTGCTGTATATTCTCAATCATGATTTAATGATAACGtgacagaaaatgtctccaATTCTGAAACACTGAATGATAATCATcgttcttttctgtttctcttccccTGCAACAGAAGACGCTGAGCAGATGGCGAGAGATGGGTCAGAGCCGTTTAAAGACAACTCAACACGACcctaatgtgtttgtttgattggaTGATAAAAGTCATTTTTACCAGGGGACTGCTCAATGTCCTGACCGGCTGTTGAAATGGAAAGATTTTAACCAACAAGGTTATGTTTGTATCAAACATGCTATTTATTAACAAGCCTGTGCTTGTTTGAAGGGAACTTACATATTTGATGAAGCGATTTCGTCCCATTTTGGCTGCTGCACCTATTGTCTGTTAAATTGGATTATTGTCTCTAATTTATgtattttgcatatttattgatgtatttataaaagataaatatcaATATGCTTGACTGTTATCTTATTGGTTAAATAAAAGAGTTTCTTGAAATTGAATGAAATTGCTTGGTCTTTTTCTTAATTAATTGTAGTATTATCATGCAGCTATTTGTGCCACATGTCCTAATCATGGCATCACATGCAATGCCTTTTTCTCTTCCATCACTTTTTTGATTATTCACAATTGTAATATGGgataaaatgcacattaaataaaaaacaaagtagcacattgaaagaaaaacattctctAAAGTTTTActtgatcattttaaatgaatgacatgagtctttgaactgaactgaatacatttacaatCAGAAAAAGTGATGTATTATTTACATCTCTTAAACAAACCTCAGAAAAGGATTCAGTTAACTTGATATTCTAGCTTGAAACAACTCAACACCATTCAGTCACACTAACAACTGTTACACTTTCCAATTACTTGTCAAGTTTAatgaattatagttttatttgattataaaagctaaaagctgcagctgaagaaacCGCTGCATCTCttaaaggatcagtgtgtagaatttagtgacatctaaaGGTGAGGTTGCAcactgcagctgaatacccctcatctcaccctctccttcccaacatgaaagagaacctgtggtgaacttcagttgtcatgaaaactcaaaaggttttagtttgtccagtttggatgacagtaaaaaacatggcagcctccacagagaggacccccctccatgtaaatataaagtatttaaatataaaggttcaTTCTATGTtgtagaaaacaacaattcatccaatttaaatgaaacacacccgtgaaaacatcactaggattattttatattcaatttctgccaaaaatccctttcacctaaatcttacacactgaacctttaatacaaAGAGAATGTATGAGGCTGCTCACATTAACCTTATGAAATTTAAAGTGTTGGTATAGAAACTGGACTTGATGTCAAATGTCATGACTTTTCAAATACACCCCAGTAGTCCTTCATCCCACCATGCCTGAAGTCAGCCACAATTGTCCTGACTTGTGACTTAATCATGTGTCATTTCAGCTGGAATAACACTATGGGACTTTCAATCCTTGACCTTTCAGTGCAATAAACACTTTCGGGGCATTTCCGGTGcaataaaacactttgtatATTACCCAGATTATCCAGATATATCGGTACATTATCGgcatataatatatagtatttattctGTACAGTTTGCACTTCTCCAAATATCCATATTATCTGCATGTATCGGTACATTATCGgtacaattattcttttttgtataGTATATCCACTTCGTTAAATGCCTTTGGTCCTGGAATccccttatttttatttcaatttgtgtagtggtttgtgtcttgttaattgtatgtttggcatcgaggaggaggactgtgctACAATTTCGTTGTGCTAGTGTACGAAGTACGAccgtgcaatgacaataaagtcttttgaattgaactgaatttgaatgtcagtaACTGGTGAAATTTGCCATATCAAATCaccaaaaacacaagataattGATAGAACCATAACAGCTTTAAGTTATTTCAACGTGATGATGAATTCTGGGAGACAATTTTATAATttccaaatctcaaataaattCTGGTTTAAATATGACTAAGTGTGGCAGGCCAGCTGCCGGTAAGAGGCAACTGTTACACAGCTGTTACATTGTATTGTCTGTTTCAAATTAGGAAAGAAATAATGACTAGCCTGAATATCTTTTAACTATCAGGAGTTTGACCACATACTGGCAATGGTACAAGGAAGACAGATCATGTGGTCACTGTTCAACACATTCAGGTTCAGATTTCCTCCTAACCATTCAGTGAAGTTACAAACTTTTACCTTCACTTCTGCAATTCCAGATTAGTGTgagctaaatgacatgtattACAAACACAGCAGGTTCACGTCATTTCTGTTGCttcaaaccacaaaaaaaaggatttctgAGGAATTTCAACTGTAAAATGCAGGAAACCTGAGGATTGTTGAGCCATTCACTCTCAGACTGCGTCTAATTGTCTGTTATACTACATGACATGTGAATCAGATGCCAGTTGGTCAATCTCTAACTCTACAAGTCAGTAATGGTGCAATACTCCATTAACAATCATTGATAATCAGCAAAGTATTTCTTCCAACCATTCTTCTCATGTCATCCAGTCAGTATTGCAAATTTTTagtcactgtttttttattctttgaaatGATAACTCtgcattaacattaaaaatTACCTGTGAGCTCACATCATGCAGTGTAAATCTACCCTTTAACAATCTCTAATTCTGGTTTGCACAACCTGCAGAAGGCTGGGACATGACTCACTTCCCAGAGTCGGCTATATAAGGAGTGCACCCCAGTGCTAGATTCAAACAGCGAGGAAGCAGctgaactgaaaacagaaaaggaaaagtagaggagaaagagaactGAGCTGAAGCAAAAACTGGACAAAACCTCCTCActtttcaactttttatttcactgcactCTTGGTTGGAGAGCTTTCTgaaggacatttttatttgttcatacTTTTTAATACAGAATTGTACTAAGGGCAAAAATGATGAGCAGCAGAGTCATCGTTGTTGCTGTGATGGTGCTCCTGGCCTCTCTGGCCATCAGTGAAGGTAcgattattattttgttattcactAACTTTCTTGCTCTCTTTTTCTCAATGCATGTAGAGGTAGACCAGCAAACACTGTTGCATTTAGTGACCCTATGTGACTCTTTCCTCCTGACAGAGGTGAGCCTGAGAGGCCCGGGAGTGGCGATGCACTGCCGCTGCAttgagacagagagcagacccATCGGCCGCTACATTAAGAGTGTGGAAATAATCTGTCCCAACTCTCACTGCGATAAAATTGAGATCATGTAAGTCCTTATTTCAAAGCCTTCATTACTTCTAGATATGATGCAGTGATGTTGCTTGTCATTTGCTTTTGGCACGAGTCGACTCATTCTAACTGAACCTCTTGTTTGGTGTTGCAGTGCCACTCTGAAAGAGACCGGCGTGGAAGTGTGCCTTGACCCTAAAGCTCCGTGGGTGAAGATAGTCATCAACAAGTTAATTTCAAAGTGAGTAAAGTTTGTTCTTGCTGTATATTCTCAATCATGATTTAATGATAACGtgacagaaaatgtctccaATTCTGAAACACTGAATGATAATCAtcgttcttttctttttctcttccccaGCAACACAAGATGCTGAGAAGATGGTGAGAGATGGGTCAGAGCCGTTTAAAGACAACTCAACACGACcctaatgtgtttgtttgatcagATGATAAAAGTAATATTTACCAGGGGACTGCTCAATGTCCTGACCGGCTGTTGAAATGGAAAGATTTTAACCAACAAGGTTATGTTTGTATCAAACATGCTCTTTATTAACAAGCCTGTGCTTGTTTGAAGGGAACTTACATATTTGATGAAGCGATTTCGTCCCATTTTGGCTGCTGCACCTATTGTCTGTTAAATTGGATTATTGTCTCTAATTTATgtattttgcatatttattgatgtatttataaaaaataaatatcaatatgcTTGACTGTTATCTTATTGGTTAAATAAAAGAGTTTCTTGAAATTGAATGAAATTGCTTGGTCTTTTTCTTAATTAATTGTAGTATTATCATGCAGCTATTTGTGCCACATGTCCTAATCATGGCATCACATGCaatgcctttttcttttccatcactTTTTTGATTATTCACAATTGTAATATGGgataaaatgcacattaaataaaaaacaaagtagcacattgaaagaaaaacattctctAAAGTTTTActtgatcattttaaatgaatgacatgagtctttgaactgaactgaatacatttacaatcagaaaaagtgatttattatttacatctcTAAAACAAAAGCTCaccaaaaacacaagataattGATAGAACCATAACAGCTTTAAGTTATTTCAACATGATGATGAATTCTGGGAGACAATTTTATAATttccaaatctcaaataaattCTGGTTTAAATATGACTAAGTGTGGCAGGCCAGCTGCCGGTAAGAGGCAACTGTTACACAGCTGTTACATTGTATTGTCTGTTTCAAATTAGGAAAGAAATAATGACTAGCCTGAATATCTTTTAACTATCAGGAGTTTGACCACATACTGGCAATGGTACAAGGAAGACAGATCATGTGGTCACTGTTCAACACATTCAGGTTCAGATTTCCTCCTAACCATTCAGTGAAGTTACAAACTTTTACCTTCACTTCTGCAATTCCAGATTAGTGTgagctaaatgacatgtattACAAACACAGCAGGTTCGCGTCATTTCTGTTGCttcaaaccacaaaaaaaaggatttctgAGGAATTTCAACTGTAAAATGCAGGAAACCTGAGGATTGTTGAGCCATTCACTCTCAGACTGCGTCTAATTGTCTGTTATACTACATGACCCGCTGCCCAAAAagaccaccatcagcagcctcaACAACTATCGACCAGTCGCTCTGACACCTGTTGTCATGAAGTGTTTTGAGAAACTGGTCCGTCGCCACATCCTATCCTGTCTCCCACCATCATTCGACCCACTTCAGTTTTCGTACAGGGCTAACAGATCCACGGAGGACGCCATCTTCACAGCGCTCCACGCCACCATCTCCCACCTGGAGCAACAGGGCCGCTATGCCAAGCTGCTCTTTGTTGACTTCAGCTCTGCCTTTGTCTGTTATACTACATGACATGTGAATCAGATGCCAGTTGGTCAATCTCTAATTCTTCAAGTCAGTAATGGTGCAATACTCCATTAACAATCATTGATAATCAGCAAAGTATTTCTTCCAACCATTCTTCTcatgtcagtcagtcagtattGCAAGACCAGCAAACATTGTTGCATTTAGTGACCCTATGTGACTCTTTCCTCCTGACAGAGGTGAGCCTGAGAGGCCCGGGAGTGTCGCTGCACTGCCGCTGCATcgagacagagagcagacccATCGGCCGCTACATTAAGAGTGTGGAAATAATCTGTCCCAACTCTCACTGCGATAAAACTGAGATCATGTAAGTCCTTATTTCAAAGCCTTCATTACTTCTAGATATGATGCAGTGATGTTGCTTGTCATTTGCTTTTGGCACGAGTCGACTCATTCTAACTGAACCTCTTGTTTGGTGTTGCAGTGCCACTCTGAAAGATACCGGCGTGGAGCTGTGCCTTGACCCTGAGGCTCCGTGGGTGAAGAGAGTCATCAACAAGT
This is a stretch of genomic DNA from Paralichthys olivaceus isolate ysfri-2021 chromosome 8, ASM2471397v2, whole genome shotgun sequence. It encodes these proteins:
- the LOC138411067 gene encoding uncharacterized protein; amino-acid sequence: MMSSRVIVVAVMVLLASLAISEAVSLRSLGVSLHCRCIETESRPIGRYIKSVEIISPNSHCDKTEIIATLKDTGVELCLDPEAPWVKRVINKLISKIVLRAKMMSSRVIVVAVMVLLASLAISEEVSLRGPGVAMHCRCIETESRPIGRYIKSVEIICPNSHCDKIEIIATLKETGVEVCLDPKAPWVKIVINKLISNNTRC